One segment of Radiobacillus kanasensis DNA contains the following:
- a CDS encoding MFS transporter, translating into MIEASTRSFWKTTIALCIGSLIIFANVYFTQPILPVLSEEFNLSPLLASMSVSLVILALGISLVFYGPISDSIGRRGIMIMSIALSTVLTFSIAFSTSYEWFLTLRVVQGISLAGLPALAVAYIGEEYSPRALTLAIGIYISGNTIGGMFGRLLSGTMTDWFGWRSAFLTMSVVSLVLFLLFIVLLKPSQHFQPKPFRWKEALHDYKGHLQNKYLWLAYLIGGLHFFIFVGHFNYVTYLLSGPPFHLSSSWIGALFLTYIAGTISSPVAGKLAERFHRTMCIKIGILIMMVGFLTTLIPHISTIIIGLLFNCFGFFFAHSIASSWVNEKAAYAKASASGLYLISYYIGGSLGPLYLEPFWAVGKWFGVVLGCLIVLGVTSLCAWKLSKLEDSSEINHPTN; encoded by the coding sequence ATGATTGAGGCAAGCACCAGATCGTTTTGGAAAACGACGATTGCCTTATGTATTGGCTCCTTAATTATTTTTGCCAATGTTTACTTTACCCAGCCGATCCTCCCTGTTTTATCGGAGGAATTTAACCTGTCACCTTTGCTAGCAAGTATGTCGGTTTCCTTGGTTATTCTAGCCCTAGGCATTTCCCTTGTGTTTTATGGTCCGATTTCAGATAGTATTGGTCGACGGGGAATTATGATAATGTCCATCGCTCTGTCTACAGTCCTTACTTTTTCTATTGCCTTCAGTACTAGTTATGAATGGTTCCTTACCTTAAGAGTTGTACAAGGAATTTCTCTTGCTGGTCTCCCTGCCTTGGCTGTAGCTTATATTGGTGAGGAATATTCACCGAGAGCTTTGACACTTGCAATCGGGATTTATATTAGTGGAAACACTATTGGAGGAATGTTTGGCCGTCTTCTCAGCGGAACCATGACGGATTGGTTTGGTTGGCGGTCGGCCTTTCTCACAATGAGTGTTGTCAGTCTTGTTCTTTTTTTATTATTTATTGTTCTTTTAAAACCTTCGCAGCATTTTCAGCCCAAGCCCTTTAGATGGAAGGAAGCCCTCCATGATTACAAAGGACATCTTCAGAATAAATATTTATGGCTAGCCTATCTCATTGGTGGGCTTCACTTTTTTATATTTGTTGGTCATTTTAATTATGTAACGTATTTGTTAAGCGGCCCTCCTTTTCACTTGTCCTCAAGCTGGATTGGCGCTTTGTTTTTGACCTACATTGCAGGAACCATCAGTTCACCTGTCGCTGGGAAGTTGGCAGAGCGATTTCATCGAACGATGTGCATCAAAATAGGCATATTAATCATGATGGTCGGTTTTTTAACGACACTAATTCCTCATATTTCAACCATTATTATTGGACTTTTATTCAATTGCTTTGGATTTTTCTTTGCCCATTCTATCGCTAGCTCCTGGGTGAATGAAAAAGCCGCTTACGCTAAAGCTAGTGCCTCTGGACTCTATTTAATATCCTACTATATTGGCGGAAGCTTAGGTCCACTTTACTTAGAACCGTTTTGGGCTGTTGGAAAGTGGTTTGGTGTTGTGTTAGGTTGTTTGATTGTTTTAGGCGTAACTTCCCTCTGTGCTTGGAAGCTTAGTAAATTAGAAGATTCAAGTGAAATAAATCATCCCACCAACTGA
- the kduI gene encoding 5-dehydro-4-deoxy-D-glucuronate isomerase, with product MEVRYATNPRDVKDYDTERLRKDFLIESLFQEGSIHLVYSHYDRLITGSAIPTTKPLLLEKVEEWKTDYFLERRELGIINISDGEGKVIVDGEEYVLKKRDCLYVGMGSKDVEFSSSNPSNPAKFYLVSATAHKTYPIQKLAIEKATPKHLGDDSASNKRTIYQYIHEDGIQSCQLMMGMTLLAPNNMWNTMPPHVHERRMEAYLYFDMDEESRVFHFMGKPEETRHLVVKNEQVILSPPWSIHSGVGTSNYTFIWAMAGENYTFTDMDGVSMEEMK from the coding sequence ATGGAAGTGAGATATGCGACTAATCCTAGAGATGTAAAGGACTATGATACAGAAAGGTTACGTAAGGATTTTCTCATTGAATCCTTGTTTCAGGAAGGGAGCATTCATCTTGTTTATTCCCACTATGATCGATTAATAACAGGGTCTGCTATACCGACAACTAAGCCTTTGTTGCTAGAGAAGGTAGAAGAATGGAAAACGGATTATTTTCTAGAGAGAAGAGAGTTGGGAATTATTAATATCTCCGATGGGGAAGGAAAAGTTATAGTGGATGGTGAGGAATATGTACTGAAAAAGCGTGATTGTTTATATGTTGGAATGGGGAGTAAAGACGTAGAATTCTCTAGTAGTAACCCTTCCAACCCAGCTAAGTTTTATCTGGTTTCTGCCACCGCCCATAAAACGTATCCAATTCAGAAGCTTGCAATAGAAAAGGCAACACCAAAGCATTTAGGGGACGACAGTGCTTCAAATAAGCGGACCATCTATCAGTATATTCATGAAGACGGCATTCAAAGCTGCCAGCTTATGATGGGGATGACCTTGCTTGCACCGAACAATATGTGGAATACGATGCCTCCACACGTTCATGAAAGAAGAATGGAAGCTTATTTATATTTTGACATGGATGAAGAATCTAGAGTATTTCACTTTATGGGGAAACCAGAAGAGACGAGACACTTGGTCGTAAAAAATGAACAGGTTATTTTGTCCCCACCATGGTCTATACACTCTGGAGTAGGGACTAGCAACTACACGTTTATATGGGCCATGGCTGGTGAAAACTACACGTTTACGGATATGGATGGCGTAAGTATGGAGGAAATGAAATAA
- a CDS encoding rhamnogalacturonan acetylesterase translates to MIHVYLIGDSTMSTYEDIRAPRTGWGQVLGKYFDQQVRVINKAAPGRSSKSFMEEGLFSSFSSSLTSHDYVFIQFGHNDQKPDKERSTKPFTTYQNYLRYYVTVVQKAAATPVLLTSVQRRRFNDAGELEETHGSYPDAMRELADSMSIPLIDVTKKSTQLLKQYGPEKSKRLFMWMEPGVYDYYPNGEQDDTHFSYFGANEIAKLVLNGIKDLDLPLAKHIMDER, encoded by the coding sequence TTGATTCATGTTTATTTAATTGGAGATTCTACCATGTCTACGTATGAGGATATACGAGCACCGAGAACGGGATGGGGGCAAGTTTTGGGGAAATACTTCGATCAGCAAGTACGGGTCATCAATAAAGCCGCCCCAGGAAGGAGTTCGAAAAGCTTTATGGAGGAGGGGTTATTTTCTAGCTTTTCTTCTTCCCTGACGTCTCATGATTACGTATTTATACAGTTTGGTCATAATGATCAAAAGCCTGATAAGGAACGATCAACTAAACCATTTACAACGTACCAAAATTATTTGCGATACTATGTAACCGTTGTTCAGAAAGCTGCTGCCACACCTGTTTTGCTTACGTCCGTTCAAAGAAGAAGGTTTAATGACGCTGGGGAACTGGAAGAGACTCATGGTTCTTATCCGGATGCAATGAGGGAGCTTGCAGATTCCATGTCCATACCATTAATAGACGTAACAAAGAAGAGTACTCAGCTTCTTAAGCAATATGGACCAGAGAAGTCTAAACGGTTATTCATGTGGATGGAGCCAGGGGTGTACGACTATTACCCAAATGGGGAACAAGATGATACGCATTTCTCTTATTTTGGCGCCAATGAGATAGCAAAGCTAGTTTTGAACGGAATCAAGGATCTTGATCTTCCTTTGGCTAAACATATTATGGATGAGAGGTGA
- a CDS encoding Gfo/Idh/MocA family protein, which translates to MRRIAVCGVSKRAIDMFIKPMTQRFAETNRLVGLLDSDSKRFAVCKEQVQETSNVPEYKDDEFDRMIAEVSPDVIIVTSRDDTHVHYILKALEHDLDVVTEKPMTTTARDSQRIIDAEASSKGKVTVTFNYRYSPYHMKIKELIREGNIGTITSVDLNWYIDTYHGSSYFQRWNRRREYSGGLSIHKSSHHFDLINWWLEQNPVEVFAFGALHYFGEDSVYNPAKEDDRYCQTCQVKHRCSYYMRWNTRSESAMVQDDHIESDLARKSSYTNYRPDQCIFDSEIEIEDTYTATVRYDKGALLSYSINFSLPYEGYRLAINGTKGRIETTEFHAPSRVPFPTPEQTIDYFPLFGSKETIHVVKRGGGHGGGDPVIQEDIFLGVDPLREYDILSGSKDGAYAVATGEAVWKSVKEKRPILVEELLTSQPIIQ; encoded by the coding sequence ATGAGACGAATTGCCGTATGTGGGGTTAGTAAGCGTGCCATTGACATGTTTATTAAACCTATGACCCAACGATTTGCTGAGACGAATAGATTAGTAGGGTTATTAGATTCTGATTCGAAGCGATTCGCTGTATGTAAGGAACAAGTTCAGGAGACTTCAAATGTTCCAGAATATAAGGATGATGAGTTTGACCGAATGATAGCGGAAGTTTCACCGGATGTCATTATTGTAACAAGTCGTGATGATACCCATGTTCACTATATATTAAAAGCATTAGAGCATGATTTGGATGTGGTTACCGAAAAGCCGATGACGACAACCGCAAGAGATAGTCAAAGAATCATAGATGCGGAAGCGAGTAGTAAAGGGAAAGTGACGGTAACCTTTAATTATCGATATAGTCCGTATCATATGAAAATAAAAGAGCTGATCAGAGAAGGGAACATTGGAACGATTACATCCGTAGACTTGAATTGGTACATTGATACGTACCATGGATCCAGCTACTTTCAGAGATGGAATAGACGGAGAGAGTATTCGGGTGGATTATCTATCCATAAAAGCTCACACCACTTTGATTTAATTAATTGGTGGCTGGAACAAAATCCAGTGGAAGTGTTCGCTTTTGGTGCCCTTCATTATTTTGGTGAAGATAGTGTATATAATCCGGCAAAAGAGGACGATCGGTATTGTCAGACATGTCAAGTGAAGCATCGATGTTCCTACTACATGAGGTGGAATACGAGAAGTGAAAGCGCTATGGTACAGGATGACCATATTGAGTCTGACTTAGCCCGAAAAAGTAGCTATACGAATTACCGCCCTGACCAATGCATCTTTGATTCCGAAATAGAAATTGAGGATACGTACACAGCTACGGTCCGTTATGATAAAGGAGCATTGCTCAGTTACTCGATTAATTTCTCTTTGCCGTATGAAGGATACCGTCTAGCAATAAATGGTACAAAAGGGCGGATTGAAACGACAGAATTTCATGCACCATCGAGAGTTCCTTTTCCTACACCTGAACAGACGATTGACTACTTTCCTTTATTCGGATCAAAGGAAACGATTCATGTTGTAAAACGCGGTGGTGGACACGGTGGTGGAGACCCTGTTATCCAAGAAGATATTTTCCTTGGAGTCGACCCGTTAAGGGAGTATGATATCTTATCAGGAAGTAAGGATGGTGCGTATGCCGTTGCAACAGGAGAAGCCGTATGGAAATCTGTGAAGGAAAAACGGCCTATTCTCGTTGAGGAGCTGTTAACGAGTCAACCTATTATACAGTGA
- a CDS encoding LacI family DNA-binding transcriptional regulator, whose amino-acid sequence MSVTIKDIAKSAGVSYSTVSKALRDSPLVKEPTKKRIIQIAEELGYQPNAFARSLVSKKSNTIGVVWPTIQRVAHSALVTSLNQSFEKHSYTTLISINDTESAIKTFNRFQVDAILVFDDSSTKKAYSSTVPILKYGVSHGEQHYHTVDVNRSKAIETAVHYLYQNGHKRICYLGDIGVGDYLQEEKVKGFIQAAQELKLPYSSEHIIPVSGLEQYDGYIAMRSLLQRQDLPTAIISGSHDLTKGIFRAVQEKNLSIPEDISIIGYDNIPDTQHLEVPLTTVGVPLDKVTEKLTETLLGIVEGEQVEKQIILQPDLTVSKSIKKL is encoded by the coding sequence ATGAGTGTAACGATCAAAGATATAGCCAAGAGTGCTGGTGTTAGCTATTCCACGGTATCGAAAGCCCTCCGTGACAGCCCCTTGGTCAAAGAACCAACTAAAAAACGAATTATACAAATTGCCGAAGAACTTGGATACCAGCCCAATGCATTTGCTCGGAGTCTAGTCTCCAAGAAATCAAATACAATTGGAGTCGTCTGGCCAACCATTCAAAGAGTAGCACATTCCGCACTGGTGACCAGCCTTAATCAAAGCTTTGAGAAACATTCTTATACAACCTTAATCTCCATAAACGATACAGAATCTGCCATCAAGACTTTTAATAGATTCCAAGTTGACGCCATCTTAGTGTTCGATGATAGCTCTACGAAAAAGGCTTATTCCTCTACCGTTCCCATACTGAAGTATGGTGTTTCCCACGGGGAGCAGCATTACCATACCGTTGATGTGAATCGTAGTAAGGCTATTGAAACAGCCGTTCACTATCTCTATCAAAACGGCCATAAACGTATTTGCTACCTAGGTGACATCGGAGTAGGTGATTATTTGCAGGAAGAGAAGGTGAAAGGCTTTATCCAAGCTGCCCAAGAATTAAAACTTCCATACTCTTCCGAACATATCATTCCGGTCTCCGGACTAGAGCAATACGACGGATACATAGCCATGAGATCTCTTTTACAGCGCCAAGACCTTCCAACTGCTATCATAAGTGGAAGCCATGATTTGACTAAAGGAATATTCAGAGCCGTACAGGAGAAAAATCTTTCTATACCTGAAGATATTTCCATTATCGGCTATGACAATATTCCGGACACGCAGCATCTAGAAGTTCCCTTGACAACAGTCGGCGTTCCACTTGATAAGGTTACCGAAAAATTAACAGAGACACTGTTAGGAATCGTAGAAGGGGAACAAGTCGAAAAGCAGATTATCCTCCAACCTGATTTAACGGTATCCAAATCCATTAAAAAGCTATAA
- a CDS encoding tagaturonate reductase, which produces MNRLTNQLMKKEHLPEKIIQFGEGNFLRCFTDWMIQQLNKSGLFRGSIVAIQPTPHGRILPVLEEQDYLYTVVLRGVENGEVVDSKEVISAISRGINPYKEWSKVLELAESNDLEFVFSNTTEAGISYVQEDYYKQKAPLSFPGKLTAFLYHRFQVFGGCSDSGLVVIPCELIDHNGDELKRIVQRIAGDWNLPPAFLNWIDQDNMFLNTLVDRIVTGYPKDDSEYYQDVLGYSDHLITVGEPYHMFAIDADSSLQTRLPFHRAGLNVKWGDIRPHREIKVRLLNGPHTMMFSVAYLCGIDHVKRAMEDALLRSFIDSGIKEIYQTVDANEEEKNRFVEAVTERFLNPFNKHYFVDIGMNSFFKFKTRLLPVLKRYVEKFDQLPTNIVFSLASLLIYYKPIRREEKALVGYLHGKEYEMREDPLIMGRVFDLWTESSKGQRTVSQFVSSILADDSMWGENLNEIPDLTIRVTEYLEMIVADGANESLRNILSVKQ; this is translated from the coding sequence ATGAATCGATTAACGAATCAATTAATGAAGAAGGAGCACCTCCCAGAGAAGATTATTCAATTTGGAGAAGGGAACTTTTTGCGGTGTTTTACAGACTGGATGATTCAACAACTTAATAAAAGTGGGTTATTTCGTGGTTCTATTGTCGCAATCCAGCCTACTCCTCATGGGAGGATTCTTCCAGTCCTAGAGGAACAAGACTATTTATATACAGTCGTATTACGGGGGGTAGAAAATGGAGAAGTAGTAGATTCAAAAGAAGTCATTTCTGCAATTAGCCGTGGAATTAATCCCTACAAAGAATGGAGTAAGGTATTAGAACTAGCTGAGTCGAATGATCTTGAATTTGTTTTTTCTAACACGACCGAAGCAGGAATTAGCTATGTTCAGGAGGACTACTATAAACAGAAAGCGCCTTTGTCTTTTCCAGGTAAACTAACCGCTTTTTTGTATCATAGGTTTCAAGTATTTGGTGGCTGTTCGGACTCAGGGCTCGTTGTGATTCCTTGTGAACTCATTGATCATAATGGAGATGAACTAAAACGGATTGTTCAGAGGATTGCGGGTGACTGGAATCTCCCGCCAGCCTTTTTAAACTGGATCGACCAAGATAATATGTTCCTGAATACGTTAGTGGACAGAATCGTAACTGGCTACCCGAAGGATGATAGTGAATATTATCAGGACGTGTTGGGCTATAGCGATCATTTAATAACGGTCGGCGAGCCTTACCATATGTTTGCAATTGATGCAGACTCTTCTTTACAGACACGTCTTCCTTTTCATCGAGCTGGCTTAAATGTGAAATGGGGAGATATCCGGCCACACCGCGAAATAAAAGTTCGGTTGTTAAATGGTCCACATACCATGATGTTTTCAGTAGCATATTTATGTGGGATAGACCATGTGAAAAGGGCTATGGAAGACGCACTCCTTCGTTCTTTTATCGATTCGGGTATAAAAGAAATCTATCAAACTGTTGATGCCAATGAAGAAGAAAAAAATAGATTTGTGGAAGCAGTCACAGAACGTTTTTTGAATCCATTCAATAAGCATTACTTCGTTGATATCGGAATGAACTCCTTTTTCAAATTTAAAACTAGACTTCTTCCTGTATTGAAACGTTATGTAGAGAAATTTGACCAATTACCAACGAACATCGTATTTTCTTTGGCATCACTGCTCATCTATTATAAGCCGATTCGAAGAGAAGAAAAAGCGCTCGTGGGCTACCTCCATGGAAAAGAGTATGAAATGAGAGAAGATCCGCTAATTATGGGTCGGGTATTTGATTTATGGACTGAATCATCTAAAGGACAAAGGACCGTTTCTCAATTTGTTTCCTCTATTCTAGCTGACGATTCCATGTGGGGGGAGAACTTGAATGAAATTCCAGATTTAACCATCCGCGTAACGGAATATTTAGAAATGATTGTCGCCGATGGAGCCAATGAATCGCTACGGAACATCTTATCGGTAAAACAATAA
- a CDS encoding UxaA family hydrolase, which translates to MTPTVLLVNDRDNVLVTLKSLTAGETVTYEGETIKINDNVPAGHKIARKAIQTNDNVMKYGFPIGHATEPIDVGDWIHTHNIHTNLEGTLEYKYEPASVKVSPSPTTDLTFKGYVRENGDVGIRNEIWIVNTVGCINKTAEIVAKMANEQFQGEEIDGVFHYPHLFGCSQLGDDLLYTQRILSDLVHHPNAAGILVMGLGCENNYIEEFKKVIGDMDDRRVKFLEAQQSLDEIGEALEKIEELVGYANSFKREPVPVSKLKVGLKCGGSDGFSGITGNPLVGSFSDMLISHGGATALTEVPEMFGAETILMSRAKNKMVFQQIVDLINDFKEYFIRHGQNVYENPSPGNKDGGITTLEEKSLGNVQKGGFGEIVDVLPYGGRISEGGLSLLQGPGNDLVSVTALAASGAHIVLFTTGRGTPFGGPVPTVKISTNSELYLKKKNWIDFNAGELLEGKDKQELTEEFFHYILQVASGEIRTNNEKFGFKEISIFKDGVIL; encoded by the coding sequence ATGACACCTACCGTTCTTTTGGTAAATGATCGTGACAATGTTTTGGTGACACTTAAAAGCCTAACAGCAGGTGAGACTGTTACTTATGAAGGGGAAACCATTAAAATAAATGACAATGTCCCAGCAGGGCATAAGATTGCGAGAAAAGCCATTCAAACAAACGACAATGTTATGAAGTACGGGTTTCCTATCGGGCATGCAACGGAGCCAATCGACGTCGGAGATTGGATTCATACGCATAACATTCATACGAATTTAGAAGGTACATTGGAGTATAAGTATGAACCAGCATCTGTGAAGGTGAGTCCTTCGCCAACTACGGATTTAACTTTTAAAGGATATGTTCGTGAAAACGGAGACGTGGGCATACGGAATGAGATCTGGATTGTAAATACGGTTGGATGCATTAACAAAACGGCAGAAATCGTTGCGAAAATGGCAAATGAGCAATTTCAAGGGGAAGAAATAGATGGGGTTTTTCACTACCCTCATTTATTCGGATGCTCTCAACTAGGAGATGATCTCCTCTACACGCAACGAATTTTAAGTGATTTAGTCCATCACCCGAATGCTGCCGGAATTTTAGTGATGGGATTAGGATGTGAAAATAACTACATCGAGGAATTTAAAAAAGTAATTGGTGACATGGATGACCGTCGAGTGAAATTTTTGGAAGCACAGCAATCTTTGGATGAAATCGGTGAAGCACTTGAAAAAATCGAGGAGCTTGTCGGGTATGCGAATAGCTTTAAACGAGAGCCGGTTCCTGTTTCTAAGCTTAAGGTAGGTTTAAAGTGTGGCGGATCGGATGGCTTTTCTGGAATAACAGGGAATCCATTGGTTGGCTCCTTCTCGGATATGCTGATTTCTCATGGTGGTGCAACAGCATTAACAGAAGTCCCTGAAATGTTTGGTGCGGAAACGATATTGATGTCGAGAGCAAAAAATAAAATGGTTTTTCAACAGATTGTAGATTTAATCAATGACTTTAAAGAGTACTTCATTCGACATGGTCAAAACGTCTACGAGAATCCTTCCCCTGGAAATAAAGACGGTGGAATCACTACTTTAGAAGAAAAATCATTAGGGAATGTTCAGAAAGGTGGGTTCGGAGAGATCGTAGATGTTCTTCCGTATGGTGGGCGTATTTCTGAAGGTGGTCTTTCTTTACTTCAAGGTCCAGGGAATGATCTCGTTTCCGTAACAGCACTTGCGGCCTCTGGAGCTCATATTGTTCTTTTTACAACTGGTCGAGGCACTCCATTCGGTGGTCCCGTTCCTACTGTGAAAATCTCAACAAATTCCGAATTATATCTTAAAAAGAAGAACTGGATAGATTTTAATGCTGGGGAGTTACTAGAAGGAAAGGATAAGCAGGAGCTAACGGAAGAGTTTTTCCATTATATTCTCCAAGTGGCTTCCGGTGAAATCCGTACGAATAATGAAAAATTTGGATTTAAGGAAATATCGATATTTAAAGATGGAGTTATTTTGTAA
- a CDS encoding sugar phosphate isomerase/epimerase family protein has protein sequence MSIGVLAHLFGKSSYEHIASQVSRYGFSYVQLALWKAFEYPDFTKVGYLNTGLVREIKGAFDKHGVVVSTLACYLHLFLREENRRRNHLERFKELIRHAHSFGTNIIAVEVGKMPDGFVQEDWYTLKQSLLELIDEAEKHGVIIGIEPAHEHLIGDAKTLSNMLEEIPSSSLGVVLDPGNLLHDGNFLQQDEVIKEAFRLLGDRIVACHAKDRVLDNEGRIKTVPPGQGKLNYKLYMHLVEEYKPNADIIMEAAQPKEMLDSKAYVEGIRFQMQMEKRKSSEEHSSRTLDKQL, from the coding sequence ATGTCTATTGGGGTTTTAGCACATTTGTTTGGAAAGTCATCTTATGAGCACATTGCTTCTCAGGTTAGTAGATACGGGTTTTCTTACGTTCAATTAGCATTGTGGAAAGCTTTTGAATACCCTGATTTTACTAAGGTGGGTTATTTAAACACAGGACTGGTTAGGGAAATAAAGGGGGCCTTCGACAAACATGGTGTAGTGGTATCGACATTAGCCTGCTATTTACATTTGTTTTTGCGGGAAGAGAATAGAAGGCGAAATCATCTTGAAAGATTTAAAGAGCTTATTCGGCATGCCCATTCTTTTGGTACAAATATTATTGCAGTAGAAGTTGGGAAAATGCCAGATGGATTTGTACAGGAAGATTGGTACACGTTAAAGCAATCCCTGTTGGAATTAATAGATGAAGCGGAGAAGCATGGGGTGATTATTGGAATTGAGCCAGCTCATGAACATTTGATTGGAGATGCTAAGACGCTTTCCAATATGCTTGAAGAGATTCCTTCCTCTTCTTTAGGAGTAGTTTTGGATCCAGGAAACCTCTTACATGATGGCAATTTTCTACAACAGGATGAAGTCATAAAGGAAGCGTTTCGTCTATTAGGGGATCGAATAGTGGCATGCCATGCCAAAGATCGAGTTCTGGACAACGAAGGAAGGATAAAAACAGTTCCGCCAGGTCAAGGAAAGTTGAATTATAAGCTTTATATGCATTTAGTGGAAGAGTATAAGCCGAATGCAGATATTATTATGGAAGCCGCTCAACCAAAGGAAATGCTCGATTCAAAAGCTTATGTGGAAGGTATTCGGTTTCAAATGCAAATGGAAAAAAGGAAGAGTTCTGAAGAACATTCTTCTAGAACTCTTGATAAGCAGTTATAG
- a CDS encoding alpha/beta hydrolase family protein, with the protein MSIESFIDLVYQHKSKENKAYETEEKRRVQLQKLLGDFNPYRNPHMDKSLVLEEKVELDGYTRERFTFEPVQHLRIIFYVLTPSNNQRTYPSVIALAGHGEGVKEIVGLDSTGNEIEEKDLNDHHFAVQLVRRGIKVFAPELIGIGERMLPVDQGLRNNSCLSIASKLQLLGLTITGLRVEEIRRLIDVMHAFADVENSRIGMMGYSGGGVVASYTVALDTRVRGTAILSCANTFFHSLLAINHCIDNYNPHLLDFGEFYDVLSLIAPRPLFITSGMKDTIFPKTGFLEVVTKLEQLYAEIGSTTFAHDLFTGGHEVNGRIVFDWMKEQL; encoded by the coding sequence ATGTCTATAGAATCCTTTATCGATTTGGTTTATCAGCATAAATCGAAAGAAAACAAGGCGTATGAAACGGAGGAAAAAAGAAGGGTACAGCTTCAAAAATTATTAGGTGATTTTAATCCTTATCGGAATCCTCATATGGATAAAAGCCTTGTGCTTGAAGAAAAAGTCGAGCTTGATGGCTACACGAGGGAACGATTTACCTTCGAGCCTGTTCAGCATCTTCGTATCATTTTTTATGTGCTTACGCCTTCTAATAATCAAAGAACTTATCCATCTGTAATAGCACTTGCTGGTCATGGGGAAGGAGTGAAAGAAATAGTTGGCCTTGATTCTACGGGGAACGAAATAGAAGAGAAGGACCTGAATGATCATCATTTTGCTGTCCAACTCGTTCGAAGAGGAATCAAGGTTTTTGCTCCTGAATTAATTGGAATCGGGGAACGAATGCTGCCAGTTGATCAAGGATTAAGAAATAACTCCTGTTTATCTATTGCTTCGAAACTTCAGCTATTAGGCTTAACGATTACTGGCTTGAGAGTGGAAGAAATACGTAGATTAATAGATGTGATGCATGCATTTGCGGATGTAGAGAATAGTAGGATAGGGATGATGGGTTATTCCGGTGGTGGAGTAGTAGCCTCTTATACAGTAGCATTAGATACACGTGTAAGGGGTACTGCCATTTTGTCTTGTGCGAATACGTTTTTTCATAGCCTATTAGCAATCAATCATTGTATAGATAATTACAACCCGCATTTACTAGACTTTGGTGAATTTTATGATGTCCTAAGTCTCATCGCACCACGCCCTCTATTTATCACGTCAGGAATGAAGGATACCATTTTTCCGAAAACAGGTTTTTTAGAAGTAGTGACGAAGCTAGAGCAGCTTTATGCGGAGATAGGATCTACCACATTTGCCCATGACCTATTTACTGGCGGACATGAGGTGAATGGCAGAATAGTGTTCGATTGGATGAAAGAGCAATTATGA
- a CDS encoding YesL family protein, which produces MAMGRLLTGVYQACKWISHFAILHLLWVGCTLLGGIVFGIGPSTVAMYAVARKTIYEDVEISMVQTFWKSYRQEFLKANGLFFLVAAIGIIWYFDLQFFRQFEGIFYSIMNYLMIMVGLVYFILLLFLLPVYVHYDLKSFAYIKQALTIAFLNHKALLLLVVGGLSSYYFFITFPGFIPIFGITLFCHFNMWVAFHCFQSIEEFQT; this is translated from the coding sequence ATGGCGATGGGACGCTTATTAACAGGAGTATATCAGGCATGTAAATGGATTTCTCATTTTGCGATTTTGCACTTGTTGTGGGTGGGTTGCACGCTGCTAGGGGGAATCGTTTTCGGAATAGGGCCTAGCACGGTGGCAATGTATGCAGTCGCAAGGAAAACCATTTACGAAGATGTGGAGATTAGTATGGTTCAGACGTTCTGGAAGTCATACCGTCAAGAATTTCTCAAAGCAAATGGCTTGTTTTTCTTGGTAGCGGCTATCGGAATTATCTGGTATTTCGATCTGCAGTTTTTTAGACAATTCGAAGGAATCTTTTATTCCATCATGAATTATCTCATGATTATGGTTGGCCTGGTTTATTTTATCCTCCTGCTATTCCTTTTACCTGTTTATGTACACTATGATTTAAAGTCTTTTGCCTATATAAAACAAGCGTTAACGATAGCCTTTCTAAATCATAAAGCCTTACTTCTCTTAGTAGTAGGGGGACTGTCATCCTACTACTTCTTTATAACGTTTCCGGGTTTTATTCCGATTTTTGGTATAACCTTGTTTTGTCATTTTAATATGTGGGTTGCCTTCCATTGTTTTCAGTCTATTGAAGAATTTCAAACTTAA